From the genome of Pseudomonas putida:
GGAACGGGTCGCTGGGGCGAACTCTTGGATTAAGGGGTAAAGCATTAAAATTCACTTGAATATTCAAGCAAAAAACGAGCCTGTCGAGCAGGGGCTACCTTGTGATTTCTATATAACTATCTGAAATCAAAGGTTTTAATTTTGCGAAGTGGGCAAATTGCGCGATGACGGCAGGCGGCGGAGGAGAGGCTTGTGCATCAAAGTGTAGCAATTTGTCGCACGGAGTGTTTCCAGATGTTGCACTTAGAAAAAAGCCCGCAGAGGAGGCGGGCTAAGGGGCACGTCGCACACGTGAATCAATGGTTCAGGCCGTCTCCGATGGCGATCCCCTGGGCGCGCATCGCCTCGATCAACCCGGCCCGAACGTGCGGCAGGTTGAGCATGCTGCGCGCACGAACCCGTTGCACTTCCTCGCCGCTGTAGGGTTCCCAGTGCGCGGGAGTGCTGTTACCGGCCATGCCCTCGGCCGCCAACAGCCAGTTGAGCAGGTCGGCGATCTGCTGATCGCTGAGCGCCGATTGCGAAATCCCCGGCACCCGCACCAGAAACTCGCGGCCACCCGGCACCCGCAGGAAGTTGCCGACGAAACCCTGCATGCGCGGGGTATCGTTGGCCGCCGAGCCTTCGCCGTGGTCGCGGTGGCAGCCAGCGCATTGCAGCTGGTAGTTCACCGGCGTCGAGTACCCGGCCTGGGCAATGGGTACAGGAGGCTCCTCGTTGCCCGGCGCCGGGCGTTGGTTGGGGTTGGGCAAGGTCCGGGTCTGGGCGAGCGGCGCCAGCAGGCACAGGACCAGAAACGCCAGCAGCGCTTTCACGGCGCTATACCGCCACGCCACGGATGATGGTCACGGTGCAGTTGTAGATCTTCGACTCCGCACCCAGGCACCAGTTGATGTCATTGTTGTTGAACGGTCGGTACAGCGGCTGTTCGTCATCGTTGCGCGAACAGGCGCACTGGCCACAGGCGTGCTTACCGCAGCAATCGTTGTACGAAATGATGTAGTTCTTGCCGTCGGCGGGGTTGCGGCAGGTGCCGATCCAGGTCACCAGCGAGGCGTCGGTGCCCGGTGGGCAGGAGGTGATCGAGCCGCCGCAGCACGAGCAGAGGAAACCGTCGATCGAGCAGTTGCGCCAGTAGTCGCAGCTGGTCGGATCGCCCGGGTCGCCCATTTTCGGCTCATCGGCGGCCAGCGCCTTGGCCGTGCGGTCGATCGGCAGCAGCACCGGCAGGGCCGCACCGGCGACGATCAGCGAGCCAAGGCGTGCCAGTACCTTGCGTCGCGACGTGGTGTCGGCGACGTGGCGGCTGGAGCGTTCAAACAGTTTGTCGAGAAAACTCATGGTCGGCTCCGCGATCAGTGTTGCGCGCTGTGTGGGTGGGCGTGGTCATGGTGGTGGTCGTGCGCATGCGGGTGGTCGCCATGCAGGAACTGCTGCAGGCTAGCGCTGCCCAGGTGGACGGTCTCGAACAGGCTGTCGAGGTGTTCGCGCGAGTTGACCAGCCCTTTGGCGCGTAGGGTGCCGGCCTGGTCGATCAGCACGGCGTAGGGCAACTTGCCGATCTGGTAGGTCATGCCGATTTCCGGGCCGACCACATAGGTCGCCTGCTGCAGGCCGTTGGCCTCGATCAGCGCCTGCTGTTCGGCGAAGTCGCCGTCGCTGACGTAGATCACGTCCAGCGCGCCGCTGTTGTCCTTGGCGATGGATTTCACCGCTGGCAGCAGCGACTTGCACACCGGGCAGCCGGGGGCGAGGAAGAACAGCAGCTGCGAGCGTTCGCCACGGTAGCCGATGTTCACGGGGCGACCATGGCGATCGGCGGCGGTGACCTGGGGCGCGGGGTCGTTGACGGTAACGCCCTTGTCGACCATCAGCGCGCCGGCCGGAGCGATGCGCCCATGCAGCACGCCGATCTGGCGTACCAGGGCCATGACGGTGAAGGCGACCGCGATCAGCAGCAGCCAGAGCAGGATGTTCGATGCGATGAGCAGTTGCATGGGGTTATCTCCCGGTCAATTTGGCAAGACGCGGCTGGTTGGCCAGCAGGCCGTCCACCGCTACATGAATCAGCAG
Proteins encoded in this window:
- a CDS encoding cytochrome c gives rise to the protein MKALLAFLVLCLLAPLAQTRTLPNPNQRPAPGNEEPPVPIAQAGYSTPVNYQLQCAGCHRDHGEGSAANDTPRMQGFVGNFLRVPGGREFLVRVPGISQSALSDQQIADLLNWLLAAEGMAGNSTPAHWEPYSGEEVQRVRARSMLNLPHVRAGLIEAMRAQGIAIGDGLNH
- a CDS encoding methylamine dehydrogenase light chain — encoded protein: MSFLDKLFERSSRHVADTTSRRKVLARLGSLIVAGAALPVLLPIDRTAKALAADEPKMGDPGDPTSCDYWRNCSIDGFLCSCCGGSITSCPPGTDASLVTWIGTCRNPADGKNYIISYNDCCGKHACGQCACSRNDDEQPLYRPFNNNDINWCLGAESKIYNCTVTIIRGVAV
- the mauD gene encoding methylamine dehydrogenase accessory protein MauD; its protein translation is MQLLIASNILLWLLLIAVAFTVMALVRQIGVLHGRIAPAGALMVDKGVTVNDPAPQVTAADRHGRPVNIGYRGERSQLLFFLAPGCPVCKSLLPAVKSIAKDNSGALDVIYVSDGDFAEQQALIEANGLQQATYVVGPEIGMTYQIGKLPYAVLIDQAGTLRAKGLVNSREHLDSLFETVHLGSASLQQFLHGDHPHAHDHHHDHAHPHSAQH